The Prevotella sp. E2-28 genome includes the window AACAAGAACAACAACGACTGGGTACAGATTAACAATGGCACAACATTCACCGTACCCTCATGCAAGGGAGCCGTTATCTCAATGGAGGCCTATTATGATATTACAACAACGACCATTGACGGACAGACCGACTATACCAGCGCCAAAACCATCAGTTACGAGATTGGTGGACAGGCCGAGAGCGTCAACGTGGTGATTGGCGACGGTTCTTACTATCGTTATATCCAAGTGGTGCTGCCCGTGGTACAAAGTCAGGGCGGCAAGGGCTTCGACCATGTGGCAGGAACCATCAACTGGCTTCTTGGCAATGAGCAGCAGCCCACCATCAGCACCGAGATTGCAGGTGGCATCAGCAGCGCCTCTGTCAGCACAGGTAGCGAACTGTCCGTTTCTACTGCCAAGTATTTCGATACCGACATGATGCACTACACCCCGCAGAACAGTAATGCCGGAAACGTGGAAGGCGTGATGATTGAGTATCGCGTGAAGCCCGCTGCTGGTGTGACCTTCCAGCCCACACAGATTGACTATGCTGCCGTGAAAGTGGGAACCGACAATGCCACCTATTCATGGAGCTATACCATAGACGGTGTTGAGAGCAACATTACAGAGATAGAGCCTAAGGCCGACCTGCTGCGCAACAACGGTTCGAACAGCAATACGGCAAAGCTGATGCATACTGAGACCTTCGAGGGTGTGGGCGAGTGCAATGAGTTCACCTTCCGTTTCTATATCTCAAAGACTGCCAACAACAAGAATATCTGTATTGGCAACGTGACTATCTCAGGTATCGTCAACGGCGAGGCTGTCAACGTCAACATGTACGAACTGGCTACTGTTGTCGCTCCAGAGGGTGCAGGTAGTATCAACATCTATCCCGTCAGCGAGAAGTACGAGGAAGGCACAGAGGTCACGCTGACCGCAACGGAGAACTTCGGCTACGACTTTTTGAAGTGGACCAATGCCGCGGGCGAGGAAGTGTCAACCGAGGCTAAGTTCAAATACACTATTAATGCCGATGCCACGCTGACCGCCAACTTCAAGGCCGTAGAGACCTACGAACTGGCTCTGACCATCGACGGCACCAACGACTACATGGTAACCGTGAATCCTGCGCCTACCGTAGTGGATGGAAAGAATATGTACGAGGCAGGAACTGCCGTACAGCTCACCGCCAACCAGTATGACGGACTGGTGGTGTTCAACAACTGGAGCGATGGAGAAACAGGCTCATCGAAACTTATCAGCATGACAGACAACGTCAACTTGACTGCCGTATATTCGCAGGCCGACATCATTGCGGGTTGGGACTTCTACAAGGCAGGTGGAAACGGACGCAAAGCTGACTTCGCCGCACAGGACAATGATGCCGATGCGCTGAGTCTGGTGAACACAGAAAGTGGCGAGAGTCAGGGATGGCTGGACAAGAGCACAGAGGCAGCAGGCGGCTATGAGAGCTTCAAGGGTGCTGCCGTGAACTGGCGCACAGGTGCTAGCAATGGTGATGTGGGTAACTGGCACTGGCAAACGAAGGTGAATGCCGAGGCTTTCACAGACATCAATATTCAGTTCCAGATGCTCTACAACTACAACGCCTATCAGACCTACAACGTAGAGTTCTCAACTGATGGTACTGCGTGGACAAAGGCTGGCAGCATTACTATGACTGGTGCCAAGGCTCCTGCACAGTATAACGGAACCCTGCCCGTTGCAGCCAACAACCAGAGAGACCTCTTCATCCGCCTGATTGCAGACAAGACTTCTAATGTTGACGGTGCATCATCTGCCAACGATGGCAACACGCTGGCTATGTTCTTCATCACCGGTAAGCCCAAGCTGATTGACGATGGCAAGGCTCCTATGCTTGTATCTACCATACCTGCGAACGGTGCTACTGGTGCTTCGGCAACAGGAAAGATTGTGCTGACCTTCGACGAGAAAGTGAAGGTGGCCGAGGGTAAGATGGCATACGTGGCAATTCCTCTGCCTACGGGTTCAGATGAATCGGAGGTCGTTTATCAGCAACTGTCTCCTGTGGTCAGCGGAAAGACCGTTACCTTTGAATATAAAGGTCTGGAATATGGCTGGCAGTACGATTTCGTATTGGAAGGAAACAGCGTGAGCGATCTGACGGACAACTTTATCCAGAACGACATCAACCTGTCGTTTACCATCATGGAGCGTCCTGCCATCAAGAAAGGTGCATACGATGCTGTGGTTGAGAACGTAGAACAGCTGATGGCAGCCATCAGTCAGGCCGAGAGCCGCAGCGACAAGAACGTGCGATTCCGCATCTTCATCAAAAATGGAAACTACACCATTCCTCTGAAAGAGAGCACAAAGAACGTAAACGGCTATGAGGTGCCCGAATGTATCACATTTATCAATAGCGGCAACATATCGTTCATCGGCGAGAGCCGCGATGGTGTCATCATCACTAATGGCATTGACAAGAACGAACTGTTTGACGGTACATACGGCAGAACAAGCAAATACGACGGCATTGGCAATAGTGACGTGTTCCAACTGAGGGGCAGCGACTATTACTTCCAGGATCTGACCGTCGAGAGCGGTATGGACGATGCAACAGGTCGCGACCTCGCCATACAGGACAAGGCAACGCGTACTATTTATAAGAATACAGGTCTGCGCGGATTCCAGGACACATGGACCAGCAATAACGACAATGGTCTGTACTATTTCGAGGGTGGCTATGTGCGCGGACGTACGGACTATATGTGCGGTAAGGGTGATGCCTACTTCAATGGCGTAGAACTGCGTCAGATTGCAGGTGGATATGCTGCCGTACCTTCCAAACCCGCTAAGATCGGATGGGTCTATAAGGATTGTGTCATCAATGGTGAAGGAGCTGTGGTGAACTATGCCACTCAGGAAAAGCGCACAGCAGCACAGGCCGACGGCAACTACACCCTTGGTCGCCCTTGGGGTAGCGGCACACCTGTGGCCTTGTTCATCGACACAAAGATGAACGTCGTTCCTTCAGCAATAGGATGGAACGAAATGAGCGGCGGTTGGCCAGCACGTTTCGCTGAGTTCAACTCTACTACCAAGACGGGCACGCAAATCGACCTGTCAGGACGTAAGAAGATCTTTGCTGATACCCACGAGAATAACCCTGTGCTCACAGCAGAGGAAGCCCTCGCATACAGCGATATGCACGCCATGTATGGCGATTGGGATCCCACACTGGCCACAGAACAGGCTCCTATCCCCAGCAACGTGAAACTGGAAGGCAACAACCTGACATGGGAAAACAGCAACTATGCTTTGCTATGGGCAGTCGTAAAGAATGGCAGCGTAGTTGGCTTCACTACAGAGTCAAACTTCACCATTGACGATAAGGATGCAAAATGGGCTGTACGTGCAGCCAACGAGATGGGTGGTCTGAGCGATGCAACAGAAGCTACCGTTATAACAGGTATTGAGACAATCAGTAATACTGAACTGCTGGCTAAACCCGACAATGCCATCTATAACCTGCAAGGAATACGCATACAAAAGCCACAGAAAGGTCTGTATATCAACAATGGGAAAAAGATTGTGATAAGATAGTCCGTTTTGGCGCATCATATATATATAGGAGACACTTTTTGGGGGTGTCTCCTATTTTTTTTATAATTCTTTTGCTCATTCGTAAAAATTTATTTATCTTTGCACCGATTAAGACATCCTAAAGTCTGATTAGAACTAAAACAAACAAGAATACTATTAACATTAACAAATTAACAACAAACAAAAGCAAAGTATGAAGGACGCAATGAAATTATTGTGCAAACTATGTCTTTTGGCAGCGTTATTTGTGCTCGCTCCCCCCGAGCTGCTAGCACAGACTACAGCAAAAGGACAGGTCTTCGACCAAACAGGCGAAACCGTCATTGGTGCTACCGTTGTGGAAAAAGGTAATCCACAGAACGCAGTAGTGACCGACTTCGACGGAAACTTCACGCTGAACCTGAAAAAGGGTAAGACCGTGATTATCTCATACATCGGAACAAAGCCCGCTGAAGTGGCTGCCGGTCCGAATATGAAAGTCGTGCTGGAAGATGACAGTAACCTGATGGACGAAGTGGTGGTAGTTGGTTATACCAGCAAAGCCCGTAAAGACCTGACCGGATCAGTAGGTTCTATCTCTGGTAAGAAACTGGAGGCAGTACCTGTGACCTCGGCAGCTGTAGCCCTGCAAGGAAAGATTTCAGGTGTGCAGGTAACCACAGTCGATGGTCAGCCTGGTGCAGATGTCAACATCCGCGTACGTGGAGGTACCTCTGTGACTCAGGAAAACAAGCCATTATTCATTGTTGACGGTTTCCAAGTAGATAACATTAACGACATTCCCCCTTCAGATATTGCTTCTATTGATGTACTGAAAGATGCCTCTCTGACCGCCATCTATGGTGCAAAGGGTGGTAATGGTGTTGTGGTAGTAACCACCAAGTCGGCACAGGCTGGTGCTGTGAAGGTTAGTTTCAACGGCAACCTGAGTATCAGTCATTTGTCAAAGAAACTTGATCTGATGGATGCTCGCCAGTTTGCTGAATACCAGTTCCAGTATCATGGCGCACAGGGTTACGGCAATAGCCAGACCAAGTTCTTCAAGGGCAACTTCGGTAACCCTAATGACTTGGATATGTATGACACTCTGCCCACATACGATTGGCAGGATGAGGTGATGGGTGAAACACCTATCAACTACTCTTCCAACATAACTATCGGTGGAGGATCAGATAAGGCTAAGTTCAATATCTCATTGACCCAGAGCGAGGACAAGGGTATCATCCTGGGCTCAGGCGTTCGCCGTACCAACCTGAACGTCAAGACGGACATACAGATAACGAACAACCTGAAGATGCAATTCAACCCCAAATTCACCTTCCGCCGTGATGAAGGCGCAGGTGGTGACAATGTGGGAACAGGTGGTATTATCGACGTTCTGCGCTACCGTCCTACCAATGGTATGCGCGAATATGGCTATGTTGACCCTGCATACGCAGACCCTGACGTAGAAGAACTGTTCAACATGACAAATCCAAAGAGCGATATTGCCATCAACCAGTTGAAAAAGCACTCCTATACCTATACGAACGGTCTGGCCTTTGACTGGAAACCCATCAAGGGACTGACGCTTCGTACTGAGGGAACTATCGGTTTGCAGTGGACAGACAACAGCCGTTTCTACGGAGCACTTACCAAGAAAGGTATCCAGAACAACACTCAGCCACTGGCTGAGATTACTAACACGAGCAGACTGAGTTATGTTTGGACCAACACCGCAAACTACAGTATGACACTGGAGGACAAACATAACCTGGCGTTCTTGCTCGGTCAGGAGGTCAACCATTCGCAGAGACGTACCAACTTCATGTCCAACAGATACTTTCCCCGCTCATTTACAGCACAGGAAGCATGGGACAATATGGGATTCGGTACTCCTTATCAGGCTAACACCTCCCTCTCTACGGCAGACCGCACAGCCTCTTTCTTCGGACAGGCCAGCTACAACTTCGATCACAAGTATCTGGTTTCAGCTACGTTCCGTGCTGACGGCAGCACCAAGTTTGCTCCTGGCAATCAATGGGGCTACTTCCCCTCTGTCTCAGGTGCATGGGTCATGTCGGAAGAGCCGTTCATGAAAAATATCAAATGGATTAGCCAATTGAAGATTCGCGCAGCCTACGGTCTGGCCGGTAATAACCGTATCAGCGATGATATGTGGCGCGTACTTTATAAGATCAACTCTGAAGGCGGTCCTGGCTTTGGCGAGACTACTGAGTTGGGCGCACAATACTACGGTAACAATGGTGGAAGCAGCTTCACCAACCGTGATATTAAGTGGGAGACAACTATTACCCGCAACCTTGCTGCCGACATCACGCTGTTTAACGGCAGACTGACCATCACGCCCGAATTCTATTGGAACACCACACGCGACTTGCTTTACAAGAGCGACCTGCCCTCAGTCATCGGCTACACCACGCAGATGCAGAACATCGGCCAGGTAACGAACAAGGGTATTGAAATCTCTATCAGCGGTGATATTCTTCAGGGAAAAGACTTCGTACTCTCTGGCAGCTTCACCTTCGGACACAACAAGATGAAGATTGACAAGCTGAACGGAACCGACCAAGTCATCTGGGACCAGAACGACCGTTGGAAGTCCAGTTATAATGACTACTGCCTGAAGGTTGGCGACGAAGTAGGTCTTATCTATGGCTTCGTTTATGACGGCATCTACGGATTTGATGAATTCTACTATGAATCCTCCAGCAATTATACAGCACTGCCTTGGGGTTCGAGCATTGCCGACAACGAGCGTATGAATATCCAGCCTCGTGAGGATGGCTATGTGACGGTGATCAACGATGTATCATCAACAACCTTCGGCAAGGCCACATTGCCTGGTCGCATCAAGTTCAAGGATTTGGATGGTGACGGACGTATCACTGAGAACGACCGTACCGTGATTGGTAATACGAACCCGAAATTCCAAGGTGGTTTTGGATTAAGCGGACAGTATAAGGATTTCGACTTCAATGCCAACTTCACCTATATGGTTGACTTTGACATCAATAATGCTACGGCATACGCACTATCATCTGCTATTGACAACAAGAACAAGTTCTACAATGTCCTTGCGAAGTTCGCTGACGGTTGGCAGTATAACGATATGGACGGCAGTATCACCGGTACTGTAGGTGATCAATACTACAGGAATTCGCAACCACAGTCAGGTATTGCTTCCATTGATGCTTACCGACAGGCCAACGAAGGCAGGACTCTGTGGAATCCGCAGGATGTCACCAAAAACATCACGCACTCCTACTTCATTGAGGACGGTTCGTTCCTGCGCTGCAATGATGTTACTATCGGTTACACACTG containing:
- a CDS encoding Ig-like domain-containing protein produces the protein MNYKLLRFSMLSIMLMLGSVFGNGLWAWEKFSVNLTNTEIFDTNTTNFGVKVADDGTYTAVATNDETATFTVNSARFNDAQHGWVNCVFTVKVDGAVKVGLGNCQFGSQDGTIADAASNVTALTVGNANCWHSDPDNNVSYTMYKGTEPTTLTITYNGYCPFFSVEKIDPSQLASDATVTFAAGEAVNAPYVPEAVKMEVGKTFNLPQNYTMYVEGKTLTAWTDGENNFAPGAEYTVPANDVTLTAVFTANEVSLNDRTEPVTLKWNFRRDLGAPAVGWEGKDGLVWVTQATINGKTIDVVLPFSTASGKFNNKNNNDWVQINNGTTFTVPSCKGAVISMEAYYDITTTTIDGQTDYTSAKTISYEIGGQAESVNVVIGDGSYYRYIQVVLPVVQSQGGKGFDHVAGTINWLLGNEQQPTISTEIAGGISSASVSTGSELSVSTAKYFDTDMMHYTPQNSNAGNVEGVMIEYRVKPAAGVTFQPTQIDYAAVKVGTDNATYSWSYTIDGVESNITEIEPKADLLRNNGSNSNTAKLMHTETFEGVGECNEFTFRFYISKTANNKNICIGNVTISGIVNGEAVNVNMYELATVVAPEGAGSINIYPVSEKYEEGTEVTLTATENFGYDFLKWTNAAGEEVSTEAKFKYTINADATLTANFKAVETYELALTIDGTNDYMVTVNPAPTVVDGKNMYEAGTAVQLTANQYDGLVVFNNWSDGETGSSKLISMTDNVNLTAVYSQADIIAGWDFYKAGGNGRKADFAAQDNDADALSLVNTESGESQGWLDKSTEAAGGYESFKGAAVNWRTGASNGDVGNWHWQTKVNAEAFTDINIQFQMLYNYNAYQTYNVEFSTDGTAWTKAGSITMTGAKAPAQYNGTLPVAANNQRDLFIRLIADKTSNVDGASSANDGNTLAMFFITGKPKLIDDGKAPMLVSTIPANGATGASATGKIVLTFDEKVKVAEGKMAYVAIPLPTGSDESEVVYQQLSPVVSGKTVTFEYKGLEYGWQYDFVLEGNSVSDLTDNFIQNDINLSFTIMERPAIKKGAYDAVVENVEQLMAAISQAESRSDKNVRFRIFIKNGNYTIPLKESTKNVNGYEVPECITFINSGNISFIGESRDGVIITNGIDKNELFDGTYGRTSKYDGIGNSDVFQLRGSDYYFQDLTVESGMDDATGRDLAIQDKATRTIYKNTGLRGFQDTWTSNNDNGLYYFEGGYVRGRTDYMCGKGDAYFNGVELRQIAGGYAAVPSKPAKIGWVYKDCVINGEGAVVNYATQEKRTAAQADGNYTLGRPWGSGTPVALFIDTKMNVVPSAIGWNEMSGGWPARFAEFNSTTKTGTQIDLSGRKKIFADTHENNPVLTAEEALAYSDMHAMYGDWDPTLATEQAPIPSNVKLEGNNLTWENSNYALLWAVVKNGSVVGFTTESNFTIDDKDAKWAVRAANEMGGLSDATEATVITGIETISNTELLAKPDNAIYNLQGIRIQKPQKGLYINNGKKIVIR
- a CDS encoding TonB-dependent receptor, whose amino-acid sequence is MKDAMKLLCKLCLLAALFVLAPPELLAQTTAKGQVFDQTGETVIGATVVEKGNPQNAVVTDFDGNFTLNLKKGKTVIISYIGTKPAEVAAGPNMKVVLEDDSNLMDEVVVVGYTSKARKDLTGSVGSISGKKLEAVPVTSAAVALQGKISGVQVTTVDGQPGADVNIRVRGGTSVTQENKPLFIVDGFQVDNINDIPPSDIASIDVLKDASLTAIYGAKGGNGVVVVTTKSAQAGAVKVSFNGNLSISHLSKKLDLMDARQFAEYQFQYHGAQGYGNSQTKFFKGNFGNPNDLDMYDTLPTYDWQDEVMGETPINYSSNITIGGGSDKAKFNISLTQSEDKGIILGSGVRRTNLNVKTDIQITNNLKMQFNPKFTFRRDEGAGGDNVGTGGIIDVLRYRPTNGMREYGYVDPAYADPDVEELFNMTNPKSDIAINQLKKHSYTYTNGLAFDWKPIKGLTLRTEGTIGLQWTDNSRFYGALTKKGIQNNTQPLAEITNTSRLSYVWTNTANYSMTLEDKHNLAFLLGQEVNHSQRRTNFMSNRYFPRSFTAQEAWDNMGFGTPYQANTSLSTADRTASFFGQASYNFDHKYLVSATFRADGSTKFAPGNQWGYFPSVSGAWVMSEEPFMKNIKWISQLKIRAAYGLAGNNRISDDMWRVLYKINSEGGPGFGETTELGAQYYGNNGGSSFTNRDIKWETTITRNLAADITLFNGRLTITPEFYWNTTRDLLYKSDLPSVIGYTTQMQNIGQVTNKGIEISISGDILQGKDFVLSGSFTFGHNKMKIDKLNGTDQVIWDQNDRWKSSYNDYCLKVGDEVGLIYGFVYDGIYGFDEFYYESSSNYTALPWGSSIADNERMNIQPREDGYVTVINDVSSTTFGKATLPGRIKFKDLDGDGRITENDRTVIGNTNPKFQGGFGLSGQYKDFDFNANFTYMVDFDINNATAYALSSAIDNKNKFYNVLAKFADGWQYNDMDGSITGTVGDQYYRNSQPQSGIASIDAYRQANEGRTLWNPQDVTKNITHSYFIEDGSFLRCNDVTIGYTLPKKKTQKWGISKARFYVSTSNLFIITKYSGYDPEVDIQTGLTCGMDYNRYPRCRSFVFGTNITF